The Meriones unguiculatus strain TT.TT164.6M chromosome 14, Bangor_MerUng_6.1, whole genome shotgun sequence sequence ATATTTGAAAGAAACCAAAAGTTAGATAAATGATGAAGAAATGCACTTTAAAACTacaactgaaaattaaaatttaccgaaaagaggaaatccaaacatgttgcaagatatttgatcccattgagaACCCCCGAGATTGTGAAGAATAAAATCCTGTTTCTTGTATTGTAGTCCAGCCCTaacagacacctttaatccaagagctttctgtacacaggactCAATAAAATGaacccctaggtcaagaggtgagCAGGAAACTGGcagacagggattaaagagtaagagggactttgagttgaggtgtATTTCAGGTAACACCTAGAAGGGAAATGGCTTTTAGCTCTCTAGATCTtgagctttttgagctttgagctagctTTGCCCTTTGACCTCGGTTTTTTGTATTAAACaggtttttttgctgttgttgttttgacatGTATTTTGGGTGTTTATTTTACCCTTCAGTAgatacctatttttaaaaatccatttttatgAACTACTTATTAATAGAGTTTAAACATCTTAAAATATTCATTCTATGAGTACTGTGCTCAAGTAGTTCTGTGCTGTTGAGTCTCAATTTCACCATTTATGAATGGAGAATGCACAACTCCTTTCACAGATGTTTCACTGAAACAATATAAACATTAAAGCACCATAGAAATGCAAAGTTAGTTCCTCTTGCTCTTTAGTCCAACAGCTATATAAACTTGGTGATAATTGtactttctttatctttttccaATTCAAAATGATGTTTTTCACAGTCTGTGATACTGTTTACTGAATTGGGACAGTACAGTTCCTCATCCATGGCTTACTCTCAGGAAATCAAATGAGCCTTTTCCAGTCCACTGCAAACAGGATCAGAGTGATTTCTTACAGGTGGACACAGGGCACAGAGCATCAAGAGTTCTGAACCATCACTGTACTCCATAGTCCAATCCCAGATTTGTCATTGATGAAacaatgagcacacacacactataggaGATGGCCTTGGGCTTTGGGGACTTAACCTCCTGGGCTAAGAGCTGAGCTAGTAAggttttggggctttttcctctgaGTAGGAAAGTCAGCTGGTACTTTCTCTGACTCTTGAACTTGCAGGTTTTCAACCCAGTTTTTGGCTCCTCAGTCTTATCAGTAAAATAGAATGGCTGGGATTGTCGTTCATTTGAAACAACAATTTAGAACAgagtgaaaggaaagaaggagtgtGAGTGGAGGGTAAAATGGTTGCACTCTTGGCAACACTCCCCAGGGCACCACCAGGCACCATCCAGCTACACTGCTCCCTACAAGcgcttccctttccttctcacaAGAGGGTGAGCATGCAAGGCAGAGCAAGGAAACACAGGGGCCCAGCAGACTCACCTTGAAGTTCTCAGGATCCACATGCAGCTTGTCACAGTGGAGCTCGCTCAGGCTGGCGAAGGTGCCCTTCAGGTTGTCCAGGTGTTTCAGGCCATCACTAAAGGAGGTAATCACCTTCTTGCCATGGGCCTTCACCTTGTCGTTGCTCATGACAGCAGAGGCAGTGGACAGGTCTCCAAAGCTGTCAAAGAACCTCTGGGTCCAAGGGTAGACAATCAGCAGCCTAACAAGGAAAGCACAGGCAGAGGACACTGAGAGTCAGTGCCTGCTGGAGAGCAGACTTCTGTCTCCACAAGCCCAACTTcacttgtgagctgccttgtggccTGGATACCAACCTGCCCAGGGCATGGCCACCAATTTCATCAGCGTTCACCTTTCCCCACAGGCCAATAACCAGGGCCTTCTGAGCATCAGTCAGGTGCCCCATGGTGTCTGTTTCTGAGCTTGTGAGTCAGCACACTAGGTCAGAAGCAAATGTGTGGAGTAATTGGTCATGCTCTGCTTTATATA is a genomic window containing:
- the LOC132647280 gene encoding hemoglobin subunit beta-like: MGHLTDAQKALVIGLWGKVNADEIGGHALGRLLIVYPWTQRFFDSFGDLSTASAVMSNDKVKAHGKKVITSFSDGLKHLDNLKGTFASLSELHCDKLHVDPENFKLLGNMIVIEMAHHLGNEFTPCAQAAFQKVVAGVATALAHKYH